The following are encoded in a window of Rosa chinensis cultivar Old Blush chromosome 4, RchiOBHm-V2, whole genome shotgun sequence genomic DNA:
- the LOC112198536 gene encoding deacetoxyvindoline 4-hydroxylase, which translates to MVLGKSSDPDRLEQLKAFDESKAGVKGLVDAGITKVPPIFVRPKKDPSTALNHKISGHFSIPVVDLADNEGRSAEVIDQVRRAAESYGLFQVVNHGIPERVMEDMMEATHGFHELPREAKAEYYGRELARNVKYFSGSSLYLLMFADWRDTLQCNISDEQFDPQEIPLVCRDIIMEYSMHAHKLGVILFALLSEALGLKPDHLKNMDCAEEHVILNHYYPPCPEPELAIGTIEHADPDFLTILLQDQIGGLQVLYQNQWIDVPHVPGALVVNIGDFLQIMSNNKFISVNHRVLAKKEGPRISVACFFRPSLENSSRLYGPIKELTSEEKPPVYRETTMKDYTQCHYKQWEANEVSGLESLKL; encoded by the exons ATGGTCCTGGGAAAATCAAGCGACCCTGATCGTCTGGAGCAGCTGAAGGCCTTCGACGAATCCAAAGCTGGTGTCAAAGGGCTCGTTGATGCCGGAATCACCAAAGTCCCACCCATTTTCGTCCGTCCAAAGAAAGATCCCTCCACCGCTCTCAACCATAAGAtatctggccatttcagtatTCCAGTGGTTGATCTGGCTGACAATGAAGGAAGATCTGCCGAGGTGATCGACCAAGTCCGGAGGGCCGCAGAGAGTTACGGGTTGTTTCAGGTGGTGAACCATGGGATACCTGAGAGAGTGATGGAGGACATGATGGAGGCAACGCATGGCTTTCACGAGCTTCCCAGGGAGGCCAAGGCTGAGTACTATGGTCGGGAGCTTGCAAGGAACGTCAAGTACTTCTCTGGCAGTTCCCTCTATCTGTTGATGTTTGCTGATTGGAGGGACACTTTGCAGTGTAACATAAGTGACGAGCAGTTCGATCCTCAAGAAATTCCTCTCGTTTGCAG AGATATAATTATGGAGTATTCTATGCATGCTCACAAATTAGGTGTCATTTTGTTTGCATTGCTATCTGAGGCGCTTGGGCTCAAACCTGATCACCTCAAAAACATGGATTGCGCAGAGGAGCATGTGATTCTTAATCATTACTATCCCCCATGCCCGGAACCTGAACTAGCTATTGGTACTATCGAACACGCAGATCCTGATTTTCTGACAATCCTACTTCAAGACCAAATTGGTGGACTCCAGGTTTTGTACCAAAACCAGTGGATTGATGTTCCTCATGTACCTGGAGCTCTGGTGGTGAACATTGGAGATTTCTTGCAG ATAATGTCAAACAATAAGTTCATAAGCGTCAATCACAGAGTATTGGCTAAAAAGGAAGGTCCCAGAATTTCTGTGGCATGTTTTTTCAGACCATCACTAGAAAACTCTTCGAGATTGTATGGGCCAATCAAGGAGTTGACATCAGAAGAAAAACCTCCAGTTTACCGAGAAACAACTATGAAAGATTATACTCAGTGCCACTACAAACAATGGGAAGCAAATGAGGTATCCGGGCTTGAAAGCTTGAAGCTGTGA